The following coding sequences lie in one Agrobacterium vitis genomic window:
- a CDS encoding amino acid ABC transporter permease — protein MTAFSSLADVFQVSWSDYGANIAGGLLKTLGYTIASFIGASLLGLALALMRLHRSRLLGIPAAFYTEIFKNIPLLAIIFLTYFGLPSAGIRLEVFEAGVLSLVLFYAAYLSEIFRAAISGVHRGQQEASEALGLGRVKIFIHVVLPQAVRLALPGTNTMFVDLIKSTSLLVTISAAELMTQAQLIASETFRALEVYLVISAVYFAICYPVSQCLLLLERKIHAGVPLSLARRRRLTLAKSFLTEGRV, from the coding sequence ATGACGGCGTTCTCCTCATTGGCCGACGTGTTTCAGGTGTCCTGGAGCGACTATGGCGCAAACATTGCCGGGGGTCTGTTGAAGACCCTCGGCTACACGATAGCAAGCTTTATCGGCGCATCGCTGCTTGGGCTTGCTCTTGCCTTGATGCGATTGCATCGCTCGCGGCTGCTGGGGATACCTGCTGCATTCTACACGGAAATCTTCAAGAACATCCCGCTGCTTGCCATCATCTTTCTCACCTATTTCGGTCTGCCATCCGCCGGGATCAGGCTGGAAGTGTTCGAGGCGGGGGTCTTGAGCCTTGTGTTGTTTTACGCGGCCTATCTGTCCGAGATTTTTCGTGCGGCGATCTCGGGGGTCCATCGAGGGCAGCAGGAAGCCTCTGAAGCCCTGGGGCTTGGACGGGTAAAGATCTTCATCCATGTGGTTTTGCCGCAGGCCGTGCGCCTCGCACTTCCCGGCACCAACACCATGTTTGTCGATTTGATCAAATCGACCTCCTTGCTGGTGACGATCTCTGCTGCCGAACTGATGACGCAGGCGCAATTGATCGCTTCGGAGACCTTCCGTGCGCTCGAGGTCTATCTTGTCATTTCAGCCGTCTATTTCGCGATCTGCTACCCGGTCTCGCAATGCCTGCTTCTTCTGGAGCGCAAGATCCATGCAGGCGTTCCACTCTCGCTGGCCAGACGCCGACGCCTCACGTTGGCCAAGTCCTTTTTGACCGAAGGGAGGGTGTGA
- a CDS encoding SDR family oxidoreductase — translation MNNHPAITIFTVDVIRYGVPLEPIPGLATSNALRSALAGWAKTLATEVAEDGVTVNVVMPGRFATPRTTTGRLGCCWSCGGRKRHHRPKPERNPDKTIWEPQEFGEVVTFLASDEASMLQAPPCLSMVGSAMRCCAPLVLIRPVVTVNV, via the coding sequence GTGAATAACCACCCTGCGATCACAATCTTTACAGTTGATGTAATCCGATATGGTGTTCCACTCGAGCCAATCCCTGGTTTGGCCACGTCCAACGCATTGAGGTCAGCGCTGGCCGGTTGGGCAAAAACGCTGGCAACCGAGGTCGCGGAGGATGGCGTGACAGTCAATGTCGTGATGCCTGGACGCTTTGCGACCCCGCGCACCACGACTGGACGCCTTGGATGCTGCTGGTCGTGCGGTGGACGCAAGCGTCATCACCGCCCAAAACCAGAAAGAAACCCCGATAAGACGATATGGGAACCACAAGAGTTTGGTGAGGTGGTTACCTTTCTGGCCAGTGACGAGGCAAGTATGTTACAGGCACCGCCATGCCTGTCTATGGTGGGCTCAGCCATGCGATGCTGTGCTCCACTTGTCCTGATCCGACCTGTCGTTACTGTTAATGTTTGA
- a CDS encoding NAD(P)/FAD-dependent oxidoreductase: MKKTTTDIAVVGGGVIGLAVALQMRREGREVLVFEPNEPGSGASFGNAGTIADYAIIPVGTPSVLKNLASLMLNVDSPLSIRKAALPMLFPWLMRFAYESLPHRYRDNTGRIANLLSDASSSWLTLASEIGVSDLLSAKGCLYLYQTTEAFKAASSDIALRQNYGISQELLSSYEIRSLEPNLPEIEGGGLFFPNAINFTDPGRVMDAIAAAARQSGVEFIRSAVSAIAREANGVKIMSTTHEIQARSVVIAAGAHSGRLARQIGDPVPLDTERGYHLEFDMQTAPVERPVCPTHHGFYFCPMEGRLRVAGTVELGGLAAPPNRRRIDLLLSNARRVFPHLGEPSRTWMGFRPSMPDSVPVIRPSKGGKDIVFAFGHGHIGLTLAPRTARMVSSILAA; encoded by the coding sequence ATGAAAAAGACAACGACAGATATCGCCGTCGTAGGTGGCGGGGTCATTGGGCTTGCAGTCGCTCTTCAGATGCGACGTGAAGGGCGCGAGGTTCTTGTATTCGAGCCGAATGAGCCGGGATCGGGTGCGTCATTTGGAAATGCCGGAACGATCGCGGACTACGCGATCATTCCGGTTGGGACGCCATCCGTCCTCAAAAACCTTGCCTCGCTGATGCTCAACGTCGATAGTCCGCTGTCCATCCGCAAGGCTGCGCTGCCGATGCTGTTTCCCTGGTTGATGCGGTTTGCCTATGAATCCCTTCCCCATCGGTACCGGGACAATACCGGCCGTATTGCCAACCTGTTGTCTGATGCATCTTCGTCCTGGTTGACGCTGGCGTCCGAGATCGGCGTATCCGACTTGCTGAGCGCAAAGGGCTGCCTCTACCTTTACCAGACAACCGAGGCCTTCAAGGCTGCGTCATCGGATATAGCATTGCGACAGAACTATGGGATTTCGCAGGAGCTTTTAAGCTCATACGAGATCCGCAGCCTGGAGCCGAACCTCCCAGAGATTGAAGGCGGTGGACTGTTCTTTCCGAACGCCATCAACTTCACCGATCCGGGACGGGTCATGGACGCGATCGCGGCGGCGGCACGACAATCGGGGGTGGAGTTTATCCGATCTGCGGTAAGTGCGATCGCGCGCGAGGCAAATGGGGTGAAGATCATGTCCACAACGCACGAGATACAGGCTCGGTCGGTTGTGATAGCGGCGGGGGCCCATTCAGGCCGTCTCGCTCGTCAGATCGGGGACCCGGTCCCCCTCGACACCGAACGTGGCTACCACCTTGAGTTCGATATGCAGACGGCACCGGTAGAACGTCCGGTCTGCCCCACGCATCATGGCTTCTACTTCTGCCCGATGGAGGGGCGACTGCGCGTTGCAGGCACGGTCGAACTCGGCGGATTGGCTGCCCCCCCGAACCGGAGGAGGATCGACCTTCTGCTTTCCAACGCCCGGCGTGTGTTCCCACATCTTGGCGAACCGAGTCGGACGTGGATGGGATTTCGGCCGTCAATGCCCGACTCCGTGCCTGTCATCCGGCCTTCGAAAGGCGGCAAGGATATCGTGTTCGCATTCGGGCACGGTCATATCGGCCTGACCTTGGCCCCACGGACTGCCCGCATGGTTAGCTCCATTCTTGCCGCCTGA
- a CDS encoding amino acid ABC transporter ATP-binding protein translates to MAIKPNIALVKNQSAGSPAIRIAGLQKSFDGRMVLDNVDLEVPTGKIVSIIGQSGGGKTTLMRCVNLLECPDRGTISIGEETIFSAGMVTCRNLAKLRQRVGMVFQRFNLFPHLTAVENFVLAQMHAGGIGERDAVERAVKLLTRVGLAKRALAYPEQMSGGEQQRVAIARALALGPTVLLFDEPTSALDPESTGEVLRVMRELANDGMTMILVTHELPFAKEVSDWIVFIDGGKIVEQGTAADVLDRPREARTAAYVSRYASPG, encoded by the coding sequence ATGGCGATAAAGCCGAACATCGCGCTGGTGAAAAATCAATCGGCTGGCAGCCCCGCGATCAGAATCGCCGGTCTACAAAAATCCTTCGATGGGCGTATGGTGCTCGATAACGTCGATCTGGAAGTGCCGACCGGCAAGATCGTCAGCATCATCGGCCAAAGCGGCGGAGGAAAAACCACCCTCATGCGCTGCGTCAATCTGCTCGAATGTCCGGATCGAGGCACGATCAGCATCGGGGAGGAGACGATCTTTTCCGCCGGCATGGTCACATGCCGCAATCTCGCAAAGCTCCGGCAGCGCGTAGGCATGGTGTTCCAGCGCTTCAATCTGTTTCCGCATCTGACCGCCGTTGAGAACTTCGTGCTTGCCCAGATGCATGCCGGCGGTATCGGCGAGCGCGATGCTGTCGAAAGAGCCGTGAAGCTGCTGACCCGTGTCGGGCTTGCAAAGCGGGCATTGGCCTACCCGGAACAGATGTCGGGCGGCGAACAGCAGCGGGTTGCAATTGCGCGAGCCCTGGCGCTCGGGCCGACGGTGCTGCTGTTCGACGAACCGACATCCGCGCTCGATCCCGAATCGACGGGCGAGGTGCTGCGGGTCATGCGGGAGCTTGCCAATGACGGCATGACGATGATCCTGGTCACGCACGAACTGCCCTTTGCAAAGGAAGTATCGGACTGGATCGTCTTCATCGACGGCGGAAAGATTGTCGAGCAGGGAACCGCCGCCGACGTGCTCGACCGTCCACGAGAGGCTCGTACCGCAGCCTATGTCTCTCGATACGCATCCCCGGGCTAG
- a CDS encoding substrate-binding periplasmic protein, whose amino-acid sequence MSKGRMVFAGLPIGVVALGLIVPATADAADVETLKPGILVVTVQPYMPYTALKDDKLVGLDSDILAAVAEKLGLKLEVNVTDFPGMLASVQNQRADITIGGIAWSEARQKVGLFTDPPYYSPPAMAVGGEKTFSDVKSLEGKNLGTVTGYVWAKSIAQVPNATPRTFPGADSVFQDLATGRLDVGFLDPLLISYQQQQRPDMKVRIEYMTPLTKEEIAAHPDYKYFQSYMTGFYLPKQAPKLEKAISVQIDAMYKDGSLAALITKWGGDPKQFLVPSPEMAAARRGIDRPADWTPPSVAK is encoded by the coding sequence ATGTCGAAGGGCAGGATGGTGTTCGCCGGACTGCCGATCGGGGTTGTGGCGCTGGGACTGATCGTACCCGCAACAGCCGACGCAGCCGACGTGGAAACGCTCAAGCCTGGTATCCTGGTTGTCACGGTGCAGCCTTACATGCCTTACACGGCATTGAAGGACGACAAGCTCGTCGGCCTTGACAGTGACATCTTGGCGGCGGTTGCCGAAAAGCTAGGGCTCAAGCTCGAAGTCAACGTCACGGACTTCCCAGGCATGCTGGCGTCTGTCCAGAACCAGCGTGCCGATATCACCATTGGCGGCATCGCTTGGTCTGAGGCACGTCAGAAGGTCGGCCTGTTCACGGACCCGCCATACTATTCTCCGCCGGCCATGGCCGTTGGCGGAGAGAAAACCTTTTCCGATGTGAAAAGCCTCGAGGGCAAGAATCTGGGAACGGTAACGGGCTATGTCTGGGCAAAGTCGATCGCCCAGGTTCCCAATGCCACACCGCGCACCTTCCCAGGCGCCGATAGCGTGTTTCAGGACCTGGCCACCGGACGTCTCGATGTCGGCTTCCTCGATCCTCTCCTGATCTCCTACCAGCAACAGCAGCGGCCCGATATGAAGGTGCGGATCGAATACATGACGCCACTGACCAAGGAGGAGATAGCGGCTCACCCCGATTACAAATATTTCCAATCCTACATGACGGGCTTCTATCTTCCCAAGCAGGCACCCAAGCTTGAAAAGGCAATCTCTGTGCAAATCGACGCCATGTACAAGGATGGATCGCTCGCGGCCCTCATCACCAAATGGGGTGGCGATCCAAAGCAGTTCCTGGTGCCGTCGCCTGAGATGGCGGCGGCGCGGCGCGGTATAGACCGGCCGGCAGACTGGACCCCTCCATCGGTCGCAAAGTGA
- a CDS encoding GntR family transcriptional regulator, which yields MNTLGFETDYEEAEPTLAERTYLRLRDDIITSELAPGTLLRESELMKRLDVGRTPVREAIQRLQHDGFVVISARRGTFVSTIDIHDLTAIYEARARIESWATRLAAERLREFERQEATKLMEELQQASGPMALEDILALDRKIHRFIYRTAKNSYLLNTLDHYHNLSLRILYVFMKRFPVLVPRLEDVLHDQFLMLQAVCAGDADLAEKIAMDHVMSFEREVRKVI from the coding sequence ATGAACACGTTGGGATTCGAGACCGACTACGAAGAAGCGGAGCCCACGCTCGCTGAGCGGACCTATCTGAGGCTACGCGACGACATCATTACATCAGAGCTTGCTCCGGGAACGCTTCTGCGAGAATCGGAGCTGATGAAACGCCTCGACGTTGGTCGAACGCCCGTACGCGAAGCAATTCAGCGTCTTCAACATGACGGGTTTGTCGTCATCAGTGCCCGTCGAGGCACATTTGTAAGTACGATCGACATTCACGATCTAACGGCCATCTATGAGGCACGCGCGCGGATTGAATCCTGGGCCACGCGCTTGGCAGCAGAGAGATTGCGCGAATTCGAGCGACAGGAAGCCACCAAATTGATGGAGGAACTTCAGCAAGCGTCCGGCCCCATGGCCCTAGAGGACATTCTGGCGCTGGACCGAAAAATTCACCGATTTATCTACAGAACAGCCAAGAACTCGTATTTACTCAATACGCTCGATCACTATCACAACCTGTCCTTAAGGATCCTGTACGTCTTCATGAAGCGCTTCCCTGTCCTTGTTCCACGCCTCGAGGACGTTCTTCATGATCAATTCCTGATGCTTCAGGCCGTATGTGCTGGCGATGCGGACCTAGCTGAGAAGATTGCCATGGATCATGTGATGAGCTTCGAGCGGGAGGTCAGGAAGGTCATCTGA